A single region of the Phalacrocorax carbo chromosome 4, bPhaCar2.1, whole genome shotgun sequence genome encodes:
- the EXOSC9 gene encoding exosome complex component RRP45, translating into MKATPLSNCERRFLLRAIEEKKRLDGRQCYDYRNIRISFGADYGCCIVELGKTRVLAQVSCELVPPKLSRPTEGVLFFNLELSPMAAPGFEPGRQPELLVQLNRIIERCLRNSKCVDTESLCVVAGEKVWQIRLDLHLLNHDGNIIDAASIAGIVALCHFRRPDVSVQGEEVTVYTPEERDPVPLSIHHMPICVSFAFFQQGTYLLVDPSEREERVMDGLLVIAMNKHHEICTIQSSGGIMLVKDQVLRCSKITAVKVAEITELIQKALENDQKGRKEGGKFGFAESIPNQKITAFKMESAAVDTNNVEEQAEEIITKAEPPSEVFAKPILHTVGTAQIGEGIENSWGDLEESEREEAAEEEGESEATAFECQKMETEDTSTTRETKKDEPIVVSDSEEEEVVILEPQELPKKTRPQTNSKQETTSKKAFNKRRKKKRAAH; encoded by the exons ATGAAGGCGACGCCGCTCTCCAACTGCGAGCGGCGCTTCCTTCTCCGCGCCATCGAGGAGAAGAAG CGCCTGGACGGGCGGCAGTGCTATGACTACCGGAACATACGCATCTCCTTCGGAGCCGACTACGGCTGCTGCATCGTGGAGCTGGGGAAGACCAG AGTTCTTGCACAAGTCTCGTGTGAACTTGTTCCCCCCAAGCTCAGTCGGCCTACAGAAGGTGTACTTTTCTTTAATCTTGAGCTGTCACCGATGGCTGCACCTGGCTTTGAGCCTGGCAG gCAACCTGAGTTACTGGTGCAACTGAACAGAATAATAGAACGATGCCTGAGAAATTCCAAATGTGTAGACACTGAATCTCTCTGTGTTGTTGCTGGTGAAAAG GTTTGGCAAATTCGTCTGGACCTGCACCTGTTAAATCACGACGGTAACATTATTGATGCCGCTAGCATAGCAGGAATTGTAGCGCTGTGTCATTTTCGCAGGCCAGATGTATCTGTGCAAGGAGAGGAAGTAACTGTG TACACTCCTGAGGAACGTGATCCAGTCCCCTTGAGTATCCACCACATGCCTATTTGTGTCAGTTTTGCCTTCTTCCAGCAAGg GACCTATTTATTGGTGGACCCAAGTGAACGCGAGGAACGTGTGATGGATGGCCTCCTTGTAATAGCCATGAATAAACACCATGAAATTTGTACCATCCAGTCCAGCGGAGGCATTATGCTCGTAAAGGATCAG GTTCTGAGATGCAGTAAAATAACAGCTGTTAAGGTCGCAGAAATAACAGAACTAATTCAGAAAGCCTTGGAGAACGACCAGAAAGGCAG GAAAGAAGGTGGGAAGTTCGGCTTTGCAGAATCTATACCGAACCAAAAGATCACCGCCTTCAAAATGGAAAGCGCTGCTGTTGATACTAACAATGTGGAAGAACAAGCAGAAGAAATTATCACTAAAGCTGAGCCTCCTTCAGAAGT TTTTGCCAAACCTATATTGCACACTGTGGGGACAGCCCAAATTGGGGAAGGGATAGAGAACTCCTGGGGAGACCTTGAAGAATCTgagagggaagaagcagcagaagaggaaggtgAAAGTGAGGCTACTGCTTTTGAATGTCAGAAAATGGAAACTGAAGATACAAGTACGACGAGGGAAACTAAGAAGG ATGAACCTATTGTGGTGTCTGACAGCGAAGAGGAAGAAGTTGTCATTCTGGAACCACAGGAGCTACCAAAGAAAACAAG ACCACAGACCAACTCGAAACAAGAAACTACAAGTAAGAAAGCATttaacaaaaggagaaaaaagaagagagctgCTCACTAA